AGCCAGTGTTGGATGATAATGAAAAGATTTGGCCAAGTTTGGATGCACTAGATGAAAAATGATTCTGAGTATGAATGGAATGCTTGGAGCTAGATAAGCTCGACCAGTTGGTTTTACACTCAGATCAGTTTGTAAATTTCATAAGAGTTTGGAAAGTTATTCAGATAATGTGGAATTTTCTTACAACAATTGTGGGATTCAAACAAGTGTGGTCATTCTCGGACCGGACAGCTGGACAATGATCCAATTCAGTTAGGATGGTTGAGCTTGTTGACCTGACAATGATGGTCAGATTAATACAAGTATTGTCAGATTCAGACAAGTATTTGCGGATTCAGACATAGAAGTTGGGCTTGTCGGTTTAGAACATGCTGGTCGGATTCAAGATGGTTGGTTTTGTCATCTGAGATTAGTTAGTTCAGAGCATGGACATACTGATATGCATTTTTCGCGGAATGGTTAGTGAGCCAAAATGTGTACTAAGATCCAAAGAGAATGAGCGGAAACAGTTATTTGACGGTTACTGGATTTCCAAACTAGCGCAAAGTGGTTAATGAGTTATATCATGTGTGTGGATCCTAAAACCTACACTATGTATTTGGTAATGTTTCTAATAGATTAGGGAAGAAGAATTTCGTGGCAACAATATCCTCAAAATACAACGATGTAATCAGACTCAAGTTGACGAAAATAGactttatatatattgatgttgAATCGTTTACAACGTATGAAAATGGTAGTCTAAACAAGACTTAGACTAGGAATCAAAGTAAGGACAAGATTCAAAGGGGTAAGTGAAGAGCTCGAGGTCAATAGGCCAAGGAGTGTTCCAGCGTGTCTTGTCTCCTTGCTCTCGTATCCCTTTTATAATCCATCATCTTGTTTATGGCTTCCGATATTTCATCTTCCTCCTAATGTTACGATCCCGGAAATCTTAGAGACTTGGTGGTTGCCAGAAATCTTGGAGTTTGTTTGGCGAATATCCCATTTGGTGTTACTTGTTTCTTCAATCCTGCAAACTTGGCTTCTGGTCCTAGTCGAGTTCAAGATTAATCACCAAAGATCGACCTTCATTTGGATCTACGTTAAAGTCGTCATCTTAAGGTTATTGCATGTCTTTGCtttaatgagctttgtcagatTTTGGGTCCAATAGTTGTCCCACAGTCCTTAATTGGCTCGTTCGTTGCTTGTTACGGAGTAAGGATAAAATCTTTTTTGAACTTCAACATCTTCCTTTATCGCTGGGATAATTGTGATTCACCCATGATATCCGCAGGGTCGTATTCTCATAGGGTCGTATTCTCATAGATTCGATTTATCCCTTGGCATAATCTCCTCGATATATTTGTAATCTCGGTTATAAATTCAAGGGTCATACACTTCTCTTTTTCATATCTTCCTTTGTTTTTATAGTCTTTTGCCGACGATGTTCACTAGGAGAAGATGATAATGGTCAAATTACTCTAAGAGcaactctctcaaataaaagaTTGATTGCAGTATTTATGGATCAAATCTACATGTAGCGTGGATTACACAATAAATTGTAAGTTTATAGGTTAAGTTAGgcaaataatatgaaagcaataaatcaaaacaaatcaaataaattgGTTTGTAAATAGATGGGAAAAGCGTTAGATCCAGGGATATCAAATAGGTAAATCATAACTCAAATAAATAGTTGCTAACGGTTTTATTAAGATTAATCATAGAACTCGAATTCATAAGTAAGCCATTCAATTCTCATTGTGATTACTATTAGATGTCTAAATCATCGATGTCCAACTCTCGTTGCTATTCCAAATACATTAAGTGCCAATTTGATATGTTTACTAAGTCCTAGACCAATTTTCGTTGTGATTAACAATTTAGCTCAACATGATTCAGATCAAGTGTTGATTTCATTCTCATGTTTCTCAAATATCCTAAGATCAGATTTCTAATTAATTACTCCAAATAAGCAATAAGATTAATCCTGGTGAAGGATGAAATATGATTACCATAACAATTCTATATATCACAAGTTCATCAATACTCTAAAAAACTATTAAATCTAACAAgaagactactcagacatgatcATACAAAACATTGCAAAAATTTGAATGAATTACATAAGAATATAAGAGTTAATTAATACAATAAATAGTAAATTTCGGTTGGTTTAAGTATTAACCGTAATCAATATAATCGGATGACCAAAATAGCAACtgaattataataaatatatttataatgtttcaaataattttatattattttgttggaccatttcaaacttttttttttaacactagaATTATCATTAGAAAATCCGAGAACCATACAATAACAGAGTCGCAAAAATACTTCCATCTAGTGCCTACCCATCAGCAACAAAACAACTCTCCTACAACATCATCTTTAACACACCAAAAAACAATTAGAGGGCACTCCTTTCATCGACAAAGAGATCATGTAACCACCTTGGATGACCCGATGAAACATAAGATTGAGTGAAGCCACAATTCTTGACACTTTGAGCAATGAATGAAGCACCTCTATTAAAATTCTTGTCGATCACTAAGGCTTCCCATTCAGCAATACCTACCACCGCTCTACGGACATTGTCACCTTGCTGGCAAAAGGATGGCCACGCTGAGGGCATATTTACAGCTCCAAAAATTTCTTTAAACTCCCCAGTGAAGATCACCCTGCTCACCTTCTGACTTCTCATACTCTCAACCGCCCATAACACTATGGTCTCCTTAGCTTGTTCTTTAGAAGGAAACTGACCAAATGTACGACGACTGTGACATAACACCACTCCCTTTTCATCACGCAAGACCCAAGCACCACCAGTTAGCAACGAGTACTTCGCCCAATCCACTGCTATGTTGCACATAAACCAGTTCTGACGGTGCGGTCTCCACTTCTCTACAGCTACCACCGCTGGGGTTTCTTCCAACCGCAACCATTCTTCTTCAATTCTATGAGCCATAAACCATTCATCAGCATCTGCAGCAGCTTTCCTAGCTATCTCTGTACACGAAAAGGAGGTTCCTTCAAAGATCAAATGATTTCTATTTTTCCATAAGTTCCACAGGAGCCATGGCCATGATCTTCTGGCCCTCTCTTGAATCCCAAGATTCTTGGACATCTTGAGAAGGTAATTAACATTTGCAAAGATGGAGGAATCACAGAAACCATTACGCGGGTGAGGCATTCCAGATAAGGCCCATACTTGTCTAGCTACACAGCACTCGAAAAGGGTATGATTGATTGATTCTCCTTCAAGACCGCAAAGCTGACATCTCATATTCACTTTCATACCCCTCTCCGATATCAACTCCGCTACTGGAAGAGCATTACTCAAACATTTCCAGAGAAACACTCTGATCTTTGGAGCTGTTATCACCTTCCAAACTTGCTCCTTTAACGGGCATAGGAAGGGTAACGACTCAGCTTCCCTCCTACCAACTGAGACCTTTGTTGAGGTTGCTAACCAATAAGCTGATTTAACCGTAAAATTTCCACTGTGATTGAATCTCCACACCCAAAAATCCTCACGATCAACCGCAGGTAGCTTGGCAGTTATGATACTCACATCACCAGGGACAAAGAGATCATTTAGGACTGCAAGGTTCCAATTCCGTGATGATGAGTCAATAAGATCAGAAACCATGAGATTCACATCAAATGTGATGTTCTTCACCCAAGGAGCCCTCAACCCTTCAACTGGATCATCTAACCATCTATTAGCCCACACTCTCGTCTTGCGTCCAATCCCCACCCGATACATTAGACCTTTTAGTAACAATTCCCTGCCAAACAATAAGCTTTTCCACACATACGATGGTCTCTCTCCTAAAGAGGCAGAGAAGAAATCTACTAGCGGGAAGTATCTTGATTTGAGGAAGAGAGATAACAAACTGAGAGGAGATGTAAGGAGCTTCCACGCCTGTTTCGGTAGCAATGCTTGATTAAAGCATTCTAGGTCTGTAAATCCAATCCCACCAAGATACTTAGGGAGACACAATTTATCCCACGCTACCCAGTGGATTTTCCGAATATGAACGTCTGAGCTCTACCAATAATTCGCAATTATGCTGTTAATGCTCCTGAGCACTGTCTTTGGAAGTCGAAAACACGACATGGCAAATACCGGTAGAAAAGTGATCACAGATTTGAGCAGAACTTCTTTTCCTGACTGAGATAATTTCCTCATGGACCATCCCTCCACTCTTCCTTGTGTACATTCCTTTAGAGAGGAAAACAATTCTACTTTGGAGCCCGAAAAACACTCCGGCAATCCTAAGTATTTACTGGCTCCCCCTTCATTCCATATACCCAAAATCTGTTGAATCTTCAGCCTCTCTTCATCCATAACCCCTTCACCAAAGAATATGGAAGATTTTTGTAGGTTAATGGTTTGGCTAGTTGCTTTGCCATAGAATATCAGAATTTTATTAAGCACCGTAGCCTGTTCCACCACCGCTTTGCACATGAATAAACTGTCGTCCGCAAACAACAGATGATGAATTGCCGGGCCATTGATAGAGAAGCTCAGCCCGTGAATGAGACTTGACTGCTCTGCTCAGTTCAACAGATGTGAAATACCTTCTGTGCAAAGGACAAACAGGAAGGGCGAGAGAAGATCCCCCTGGCGGATCCCTCTTTGGGGAGTGATCAGACCAAAGGGTTGGTCGTTTATTAGCACTGAGAAGGTTACCGAAGTAACACACATCATTATCCACTCCACCCATTTGTCACAGAAACCTAACGCCAGCAAGAGACTTCTAATGTAGCTCCACTCAACCCTGTCATAGGCTTTCGACATGTTCGTTTTCACGGCCATGAACTCATTTGCAACGACTGGTTGGACCTTCAAAGCATGGACCGCCTCATGAGCTATGATGATGTTGTCCGATATTAATCTTTCACTAACAAAGGCTGATTGATTTATTGAGACCACTAACCCCAGTAGCGGCTGCATACGAGTCACGAGAATCTTAGCTACAGCTTTGTAGAGGACAGAACAGAGGCTTATCGGTCGGAGATCCGTCATATTCTCTGGGTTCTGCACTTTAGGCAATAGACAGATATGGGTGAAGTTCCAATCACTAGGTAAGACACCAGAAATGAAGACTTCATGTATCTCTTTAGTCACTTGATCTCCTATAACATCCCAAAACTTTTGGAAGAACAAACCTGTCATACCGTCCGGCCCCGGAGCACTCTCCGCTTTTATTGAAAAGATCGCCATTTTTAACTCTTATTTGGTGACTGGACGAGTTATAACATGGTTCATTTGATCAGAA
This Brassica napus cultivar Da-Ae chromosome C6, Da-Ae, whole genome shotgun sequence DNA region includes the following protein-coding sequences:
- the LOC106365824 gene encoding uncharacterized protein LOC106365824, with amino-acid sequence MAIFSIKAESAPGPDGMTGLFFQKFWDVIGDQVTKEIHEVFISGVLPSDWNFTHICLLPKVQNPENMTDLRPISLCSVLYKAVAKILVTRMQPLLGLVVSINQSAFVSERLISDNIIIAHEAVHALKVQPVVANEFMAVKTNMSKAYDRVEWSYIRSLLLALGFCDKWVEWIMMCVTSVTFSVLINDQPFGLITPQRGIRQGDLLSPFLFVLCTEGVMDEERLKIQQILGIWNEGGASKYLGLPECFSGSKVELFSSLKECTQGRVEGWSMRKLSQSGKEVLLKSVITFLPSSDVHIRKIHWVAWDKLCLPKYLGGIGFTDLECFNQALLPKQAWKLLTSPLSLLSLFLKSRYFPLVDFFSASLGERPSYVWKSLLFGRELLLKGLMYRVGIGRKTRVWANRWLDDPVEGLRAPWVKNITFDVNLMVSDLIDSSSRNWNLAVLNDLFVPGDVSIITAKLPAVDREDFWVWRFNHSGNFTVKSAYWLATSTKVSVGRREAESLPFLCPLKEQVWKVITAPKIRVFLWKCLSNALPVAELISERGMKVNMRCQLCGLEGESINHTLFECCVARQVWALSGMPHPRNGFCDSSIFANVNYLLKMSKNLGIQERARRSWPWLLWNLWKNRNHLIFEGTSFSCTEIARKAAADADEWFMAHRIEEEWLRLEETPAVVAVEKWRPHRQNWFMCNIAVDWAKYSLLTGGAWVLRDEKGVVLCHSRRTFGQFPSKEQAKETIVLWAVESMRSQKVSRVIFTGEFKEIFGAVNMPSAWPSFCQQGDNVRRAVVGIAEWEALVIDKNFNRGASFIAQSVKNCGFTQSYVSSGHPRWLHDLFVDERSAL